A part of Vicinamibacteria bacterium genomic DNA contains:
- a CDS encoding NADH:ubiquinone reductase (Na(+)-transporting) subunit B, with translation MKRQLLALLEKSARSFLRSPGRETRGAPHVRDAINLRRIMLVFVVALIPALFMAIWNTGYQANLAMARIDLAEAPGWRGRVLSGLGYDADDLWANLAHGALYFVPVYLVTLFVGRAWELLFASVRRRPLNEGLWVTGLLFALSLPPLIPLWQVALGISFGIVIAQELFGGYGRHILHPALVGRAFLYFAYANDMSGDRIWVAVDGYSRATPLSALQATAPEIGMDVIEPSWTEAFLGTIGGSMGETSTLACLIGAVVLILTGIGSWRIMLSASAGAASAAALLVRGGSETNAMFVLPPEWHLVLGGFAFGVVFFATDPVTSAQTNPGRWIYGFLVGALAVLLRVTNPTYPEGTMMAILLASVFAPLIDWFVEQRNIERRARHG, from the coding sequence GTGAAACGGCAGCTCCTCGCCCTCCTCGAGAAGTCGGCCAGAAGCTTCCTTCGCTCGCCGGGACGCGAGACTCGGGGCGCGCCTCACGTGCGCGACGCCATCAATCTCCGGCGCATCATGCTCGTTTTCGTCGTGGCGCTCATTCCCGCTCTTTTCATGGCGATATGGAACACCGGTTATCAGGCCAACCTCGCGATGGCAAGAATCGATCTCGCCGAGGCTCCGGGCTGGCGCGGCAGGGTTCTGAGTGGTCTCGGCTACGACGCCGACGACCTCTGGGCCAACCTCGCGCACGGAGCGCTCTATTTCGTTCCCGTGTACCTGGTTACCCTGTTCGTCGGCCGCGCCTGGGAGCTCCTGTTCGCCTCGGTCCGCAGGCGACCTCTCAACGAAGGCCTTTGGGTCACGGGCCTCCTGTTCGCCCTGAGCCTTCCGCCGCTCATCCCGCTCTGGCAGGTCGCGCTCGGCATCAGCTTCGGGATCGTGATCGCGCAGGAGCTCTTCGGCGGTTACGGCCGGCACATCCTGCATCCCGCTCTCGTCGGTCGCGCCTTCCTCTACTTCGCCTACGCGAACGACATGTCGGGAGATAGAATCTGGGTCGCGGTGGACGGCTATTCCCGGGCGACGCCGCTGTCCGCACTGCAAGCCACCGCCCCGGAGATCGGGATGGATGTCATCGAGCCCAGCTGGACGGAGGCGTTTCTCGGTACGATCGGGGGCTCGATGGGCGAGACCTCGACGCTGGCCTGTCTCATCGGAGCGGTGGTTCTGATCCTGACCGGGATCGGATCGTGGCGCATCATGCTCTCCGCGTCCGCCGGCGCCGCGAGCGCGGCCGCCCTTCTCGTGCGAGGCGGGAGCGAGACCAACGCGATGTTCGTCCTGCCGCCGGAGTGGCACCTCGTTCTCGGAGGATTCGCTTTCGGCGTGGTGTTCTTCGCCACGGATCCCGTGACCTCGGCGCAGACGAATCCCGGACGCTGGATCTATGGATTTCTGGTGGGCGCGCTCGCCGTCCTGCTGCGCGTCACGAATCCCACATATCCCGAGGGAACCATGATGGCGATCTTGCTCGCGAGCGTCTTCGCGCCTCTCATCGACTGGTTCGTGGAGCAGAGAAACATCGAGCGGAGAGCGCGCCATGGCTAG
- a CDS encoding CBS domain-containing protein — MRSTPTAHESKTMRQVPKVRDVMRRDFAIVRPETSLRDVAKLLLRRKVPGAAVIDRTKRFQGFLSTQGLMRALVDFLNEEIPVGPIQSYLDPVTPVLSEESSLMAAVHAFVKGDRANLALPVLRGERLVGIVTRLDVVRAMMDYFAGGKDTSPGTLYISALKKMDEKPPFES, encoded by the coding sequence ATGAGATCGACTCCGACGGCGCACGAGTCGAAGACGATGAGGCAGGTCCCCAAAGTGAGGGACGTCATGCGCCGAGACTTCGCCATCGTGCGACCCGAGACGTCGCTGCGGGACGTGGCCAAGCTGCTCCTGAGAAGGAAGGTCCCGGGAGCCGCTGTCATCGACAGGACGAAGCGCTTCCAGGGGTTCTTGTCGACGCAGGGGCTGATGCGCGCTCTGGTCGATTTCTTGAACGAGGAGATTCCCGTCGGTCCCATCCAGTCCTATCTGGATCCCGTGACGCCGGTACTTTCGGAGGAGTCGTCGCTCATGGCAGCCGTCCACGCGTTCGTGAAAGGGGATCGGGCCAACCTTGCACTCCCCGTCCTCCGAGGCGAGCGCCTCGTCGGCATCGTCACTCGGCTCGACGTAGTTCGTGCCATGATGGACTACTTCGCGGGTGGGAAGGACACGAGCCCGGGGACGCTCTACATCAGCGCGCTGAAGAAGATGGACGAGAAGCCACCTTTCGAGAGCTGA
- the nqrC gene encoding NADH:ubiquinone reductase (Na(+)-transporting) subunit C: MARASTLKTFVVALLIALSCAGLVSVTAVGLVDRVQANKDRERLANMLLAAGVDVPDAVEFRIVELDTGEYVSSADIGTGTYDQREAASDPGLSDPIPADDDLAEIGRRERYAYVGLIREGERLDRLILPVRGLGYGGMIHGIVVLDGDLTTVRNLYFTEHEETPGLGAEITEPSFRARWPGKRIYDEDGEVRIEVVRGAVDPDSAEGQYQVEGISGATITSESVTLLLQYWFAASGFETYLERLRRERGDGG; encoded by the coding sequence ATGGCTAGGGCATCTACGCTGAAGACCTTCGTGGTGGCTCTTCTGATCGCACTCTCCTGCGCCGGATTGGTCTCGGTGACCGCGGTAGGGCTCGTGGACCGTGTGCAGGCCAACAAAGATCGAGAGCGGCTCGCCAACATGCTGCTCGCCGCGGGAGTCGACGTTCCCGATGCCGTAGAGTTTCGTATCGTCGAGCTGGACACGGGCGAGTACGTCTCATCGGCGGATATCGGAACCGGAACGTACGATCAGAGGGAGGCGGCGAGCGACCCCGGGCTCAGCGACCCGATTCCAGCGGATGACGATCTCGCGGAGATCGGCCGACGCGAGCGCTACGCCTACGTGGGCCTCATCCGTGAAGGCGAGCGCCTCGACCGGCTCATCCTTCCCGTGCGGGGCTTGGGCTACGGAGGGATGATACACGGCATCGTCGTCCTCGACGGCGATCTGACTACGGTGCGCAACCTCTATTTCACCGAGCATGAGGAGACGCCCGGCCTGGGCGCGGAGATCACCGAGCCGAGCTTCCGGGCCCGGTGGCCGGGCAAGCGCATCTACGACGAAGACGGCGAGGTCCGTATCGAGGTGGTTCGAGGGGCGGTCGACCCGGACTCGGCCGAAGGCCAGTACCAGGTGGAGGGGATCTCGGGTGCCACGATCACCTCGGAGAGCGTCACGCTCCTGTTGCAGTACTGGTTCGCTGCGAGCGGATTCGAGACATACCTCGAGAGACTGCGTCGCGAGAGGGGGGATGGTGGCTGA
- the nqrF gene encoding NADH:ubiquinone reductase (Na(+)-transporting) subunit F has protein sequence MNEITVAMGMYASIVLVLVGLTVLAKTTLIPGGDVTILVNDQRELTTSPGGKLLSALEENGIYLASACGGAGTCGQCRARVLKGGGYILPTELAHMTRREAKGGWRLACQVPVKEHLDVRVPPEVMESRKWECRVRSNDNVATFIKELVLDLPEGESVPFRAGGYIQAECPPHTVYYRDFDVPPAYREDWDKYHMWRYVSKVDEPVTRAYSMANYPGEKGIILLNVRIASPPPSAPEGTPPGKMSSYLFSLGPDDRLTISGPYGEFFAKDTDAEMLFIGGGAGMAPMRSHIFDQFERLHTKRKVSFWYGARSLKEAFYQEDFDRIQREHENFSWHLALSEPRPEDNWTGPTGFIHQVVLDRYLVDHPAPEDIEYYLCGPPLMAHAVVAMLDELGVEPENILFDDFG, from the coding sequence ATGAACGAGATCACCGTCGCCATGGGCATGTACGCGAGCATCGTGCTCGTTCTCGTCGGGCTCACGGTGCTGGCGAAGACGACGCTGATTCCTGGCGGAGACGTCACCATCCTCGTCAACGATCAGCGAGAGCTCACGACATCACCAGGCGGAAAACTACTGAGCGCACTCGAGGAGAACGGGATATACCTCGCCTCGGCATGCGGCGGCGCGGGCACCTGCGGACAATGTCGAGCCCGGGTCCTGAAGGGTGGGGGGTATATCCTGCCGACCGAGTTGGCTCACATGACCAGGCGCGAGGCCAAGGGGGGATGGCGCCTGGCGTGCCAGGTCCCGGTAAAGGAGCACCTGGACGTCCGGGTCCCGCCAGAAGTCATGGAGTCCCGGAAATGGGAGTGCCGGGTGAGATCGAACGACAACGTCGCCACGTTCATCAAGGAGCTCGTCCTCGATCTCCCCGAGGGGGAATCGGTGCCTTTCCGCGCCGGCGGATACATCCAGGCCGAGTGCCCCCCTCACACCGTCTACTACCGGGACTTCGATGTTCCGCCCGCCTATCGCGAGGACTGGGACAAGTATCACATGTGGCGCTACGTCTCGAAGGTGGACGAGCCGGTCACCCGGGCCTACTCCATGGCGAACTATCCCGGGGAGAAAGGCATCATCCTGCTCAACGTGCGTATCGCATCACCGCCCCCTTCGGCTCCCGAGGGTACGCCTCCCGGCAAGATGAGCTCCTACCTCTTCAGCCTCGGCCCCGACGACAGGCTCACCATCTCGGGACCCTATGGGGAGTTCTTCGCCAAGGACACCGACGCCGAGATGCTCTTCATCGGCGGGGGAGCGGGTATGGCGCCGATGCGATCGCACATCTTCGACCAGTTCGAACGACTCCACACGAAGCGGAAGGTCAGTTTCTGGTACGGCGCGCGCAGCCTGAAGGAGGCTTTTTATCAAGAGGATTTCGACAGGATCCAGAGAGAGCACGAGAACTTCTCCTGGCACCTCGCTCTCTCCGAGCCCCGCCCCGAGGACAACTGGACGGGACCTACGGGCTTCATCCACCAGGTGGTGCTCGACCGATACCTCGTGGATCATCCCGCTCCCGAGGATATCGAGTACTATCTTTGTGGACCTCCACTGATGGCCCACGCCGTGGTCGCCATGCTGGACGAGCTCGGCGTCGAGCCGGAGAATATCCTGTTCGATGATTTCGGTTAG
- a CDS encoding NADH:ubiquinone reductase (Na(+)-transporting) subunit D gives MVAEPKARDVLWEPILDRNPVMILILGICSALAVTTKLETAVAMSLSVIAVMAGSSATLSLIRHHVPDTIRMFAQISIIATLVIVVDQILQAFFWDLSKQLSVFVSLIVTNCIVMGRTEGFALKHPPRLSVLDAIGNGFGYSLVLLAVAFVRELFGSGKLFGYEILRLHAEGGWYVPNGFMTKAPAAFLLIAFLIWALRSFNPEQKER, from the coding sequence ATGGTGGCTGAGCCCAAAGCGCGTGACGTCTTGTGGGAGCCGATCCTGGATCGCAATCCCGTCATGATCCTCATCCTCGGCATTTGCTCCGCCCTCGCGGTCACGACGAAGCTCGAGACCGCCGTCGCCATGTCGCTCAGTGTCATCGCGGTGATGGCCGGCTCGAGCGCTACCCTCAGTCTCATCCGGCACCACGTGCCCGACACCATCCGCATGTTCGCGCAGATCAGCATCATCGCCACGCTGGTGATCGTCGTCGACCAGATCCTTCAAGCTTTCTTCTGGGACCTCTCGAAGCAGCTCTCGGTGTTCGTCTCGCTCATCGTCACCAACTGCATCGTCATGGGCCGAACCGAAGGCTTCGCGTTGAAGCACCCCCCGAGGCTCAGCGTCCTCGACGCTATCGGCAACGGGTTTGGATACAGCCTCGTCCTTCTCGCCGTCGCCTTCGTGCGCGAGCTCTTCGGAAGCGGCAAGCTGTTCGGCTACGAGATCCTCAGACTTCACGCCGAGGGCGGCTGGTACGTGCCCAACGGTTTCATGACCAAGGCGCCGGCGGCCTTCCTCCTCATCGCGTTTCTCATATGGGCTCTCCGGAGCTTCAATCCCGAGCAGAAGGAGCGTTAG
- a CDS encoding c-type cytochrome — protein MTMRVVLVAVSSSAVLFGATFSANAQEAGKEAFLSNGCNRCHAVESQGIEATAQSKRVRGPDLSKIGESRDAEWLAKYIEKEVQANDKDHPVAWKGDNEALEAMATWLASLKTGT, from the coding sequence ATGACAATGAGGGTCGTTCTGGTCGCTGTTTCGTCATCGGCCGTGCTTTTCGGCGCGACGTTCTCCGCCAACGCGCAAGAGGCGGGAAAAGAGGCCTTCCTCTCGAACGGCTGCAACCGCTGCCACGCGGTCGAATCGCAAGGGATCGAGGCGACGGCGCAGTCGAAACGAGTCCGAGGACCGGATCTGAGCAAAATCGGGGAAAGCCGGGATGCCGAGTGGCTTGCGAAGTACATCGAGAAGGAAGTCCAGGCCAACGACAAAGACCACCCCGTGGCGTGGAAGGGCGATAACGAGGCTCTCGAGGCGATGGCGACCTGGCTCGCGTCGCTCAAAACGGGAACCTGA
- the nqrE gene encoding NADH:ubiquinone reductase (Na(+)-transporting) subunit E: MEHHLDLIVRAVFMENLALAYFLGMCTFLAVSKNVKTALGVGAGVVVVQTITVPLNNVIYHGLLKQGKTLLPRVSELDLTFLGLIVYIGVIATMVQILEMVLDRFFPALYNALGIYLPLLTVNCAILGGTLFMVDRGYGFGESVAYGFGTGTGFAIAIAVLAGIRERMTYSEPPAGLRGVGMAFLVTGLMSLAFLAFTGIQL; this comes from the coding sequence ATGGAACATCATCTCGACCTCATCGTCCGAGCCGTGTTCATGGAGAACCTCGCCCTCGCTTACTTCCTCGGCATGTGCACGTTTCTCGCGGTCTCGAAGAACGTGAAGACGGCGCTCGGCGTGGGAGCGGGGGTCGTCGTCGTGCAGACGATCACGGTGCCGTTGAACAACGTGATTTACCACGGGCTGCTCAAGCAGGGCAAGACGTTGCTGCCGCGGGTGAGCGAGCTCGACCTGACCTTTCTGGGACTCATCGTGTACATCGGCGTGATCGCGACCATGGTTCAGATCCTCGAGATGGTGCTCGACCGATTCTTTCCCGCCCTGTACAACGCCCTGGGCATCTACCTGCCGCTTCTCACGGTGAACTGCGCCATCCTCGGCGGGACGCTCTTCATGGTCGATCGCGGATACGGTTTCGGCGAGAGCGTGGCCTACGGTTTCGGAACCGGGACGGGATTCGCCATCGCGATCGCGGTGTTGGCGGGCATTCGAGAGCGCATGACCTACAGCGAGCCGCCCGCGGGTCTCCGTGGGGTCGGGATGGCTTTCCTCGTCACCGGGCTCATGTCGCTGGCTTTCCTGGCGTTTACCGGAATCCAGTTGTGA